From Pseudomonas sp. StFLB209, a single genomic window includes:
- a CDS encoding alpha/beta fold hydrolase yields the protein MSQQVFFAHANGFPSATYGKLFAALAPEFAVAHLEQHAHDPRFPVNENWLNLVDELLHHLREQPGPVWGVGHSLGGLLHFHAALRSPELYRGVVMLDSPVLGLADQWMIRAAKRLGFIDRITPAGRTLGRREEFDSLEAARAYFASKSLFRRFDPECFEAYLRHGLRADGEKLTLRFDPATEISIYRSIPHTSPRPTRQLEVPLAMVRGQQSRVVMPRHGLQVRRLRHGEYLSMPGGHMFPLEHPDQTAHMLKTLFTRWNNHDAGQP from the coding sequence ATGTCGCAACAGGTGTTCTTCGCCCACGCCAACGGCTTTCCCTCGGCCACCTATGGCAAGCTGTTCGCCGCCCTGGCGCCAGAGTTCGCCGTAGCCCATCTTGAACAACATGCCCATGATCCGCGTTTTCCGGTCAATGAAAACTGGCTGAACCTGGTTGATGAGTTGTTGCATCATCTGCGCGAGCAGCCGGGACCGGTCTGGGGTGTTGGCCATTCACTGGGCGGCCTGTTGCACTTTCATGCCGCGTTACGCAGCCCCGAGCTGTACCGTGGCGTGGTAATGCTCGATTCGCCAGTGCTGGGCCTGGCCGACCAATGGATGATCCGCGCCGCCAAGCGGCTGGGGTTTATCGACCGGATCACGCCGGCCGGCCGCACTCTGGGGCGACGCGAGGAGTTTGACAGTCTGGAGGCGGCACGTGCCTACTTCGCCAGCAAAAGTCTGTTCCGCCGTTTCGACCCCGAGTGTTTCGAAGCTTACCTGCGCCATGGTTTGCGCGCCGACGGCGAAAAGCTGACCCTGCGTTTCGATCCGGCCACCGAGATCAGTATCTACCGCAGCATCCCGCACACCAGCCCGCGGCCTACGCGCCAGCTTGAAGTGCCGCTGGCGATGGTCCGCGGCCAGCAGAGCAGGGTGGTCATGCCGCGCCATGGCCTGCAGGTCCGCCGGCTGCGCCACGGTGAATACCTGTCGATGCCCGGTGGGCACATGTTTCCCCTTGAACACCCTGACCAGACGGCACACATGCTAAAAACCCTGTTTACCCGCTGGAATAACCACGACGCAGGCCAGCCATGA
- a CDS encoding hotdog fold thioesterase, translating into MSLWRETPQIDRINAAGANTIATSLDIRFEAFTDDTLTASMVVDQRTHQPFGLLHGGASVVLAETLGSMASYLVIDTAKFFCVGLEVNANHVRGVRSGRVTGVVRPVHIGRTTHVWDIRLSNDEGKLCCISRLTVAVVPHGQEPPAR; encoded by the coding sequence ATGAGCCTATGGCGTGAAACGCCCCAGATCGACCGGATCAATGCCGCCGGTGCCAACACCATCGCCACGTCGCTGGATATCCGCTTTGAAGCCTTCACTGATGACACGCTGACCGCCAGCATGGTGGTGGATCAGCGCACTCATCAGCCGTTCGGCCTGTTGCACGGCGGTGCTTCAGTGGTGCTGGCAGAAACCCTGGGGTCGATGGCCAGTTATCTGGTGATCGACACGGCGAAGTTCTTCTGCGTCGGCCTTGAGGTCAATGCCAACCACGTGCGGGGTGTGCGCAGCGGCCGGGTGACCGGCGTGGTGCGTCCGGTACACATTGGCCGCACCACCCACGTCTGGGACATTCGTCTGAGTAACGATGAAGGCAAGCTGTGCTGTATTTCGCGCCTGACCGTTGCCGTGGTGCCTCATGGCCAGGAGCCGCCGGCACGCTGA
- the sixA gene encoding phosphohistidine phosphatase SixA — protein sequence MKLWVLRHGQAQHQARSDAERELTAEGRQQVRSSARHLEGRGLQRILVSPYVRAQQTADVLQGVLTADIPRVTVDWLTPDVRPDEALRQIAALELDEVLLVSHQPLVGSLIGLLVHGSVQDAEPMNTASLAQLDGEFVLAGALQLRNVHHV from the coding sequence ATGAAGCTGTGGGTCTTGCGCCACGGCCAGGCTCAGCATCAGGCCCGTAGCGATGCCGAGCGCGAGCTGACTGCCGAAGGCCGCCAGCAGGTGCGCAGCAGTGCCCGCCATCTTGAGGGGCGGGGGCTGCAGCGTATTCTGGTCAGCCCGTATGTGCGTGCCCAACAGACCGCCGATGTGCTGCAAGGTGTCCTCACGGCGGACATCCCGCGTGTTACCGTCGATTGGCTGACCCCCGATGTTCGTCCTGATGAAGCCTTGCGTCAGATCGCCGCGCTGGAGCTGGACGAGGTGCTGCTGGTTAGTCATCAGCCGCTGGTGGGCAGCCTGATCGGTTTGCTGGTGCACGGCAGCGTGCAGGACGCCGAGCCGATGAACACGGCCAGCCTGGCGCAACTGGATGGTGAGTTCGTCCTGGCCGGTGCTCTGCAGTTGCGCAACGTCCACCACGTCTGA
- a CDS encoding DUF4389 domain-containing protein, with product MLVYLVVWQLAEIVLAGVVLLQLGYRLFYGAPSASLMDFGDSLSQFLAQIGRFGTFHSDQKPWPFADWPTPRAPEGEAPHKVPAAAHPVRDEEPKL from the coding sequence ATGCTGGTGTATCTGGTGGTCTGGCAACTGGCCGAGATCGTGCTGGCCGGTGTGGTGTTGCTGCAATTGGGCTACCGGCTGTTCTACGGTGCACCGAGCGCCAGCCTGATGGATTTCGGCGACAGCCTGAGTCAGTTCCTTGCCCAGATCGGCCGGTTTGGCACCTTCCACAGCGACCAGAAGCCCTGGCCGTTCGCTGACTGGCCAACCCCGCGTGCGCCTGAAGGCGAGGCCCCGCACAAGGTTCCGGCCGCTGCTCATCCGGTTCGCGATGAGGAACCGAAACTATGA
- a CDS encoding NAD(P)H-dependent glycerol-3-phosphate dehydrogenase, translating into MSTLQPVAVLGGGSFGTAIANLLAQNGHQVRQWMRDPEQAEAIRLHRENPRYLKGIKVLPGVEPVTDLTATLEGSELIFVALPSSALRSVLAEHVERLTGKMLVSLTKGIEAQTFKLMSQILEEIVPKARIGVLSGPNLAREIAEHALTATVVASEDEALCQEVQAALHGPTFRVYASNDRFGVELGGALKNVYAIVSGMAVALGMGENTKSMLITRALAEMTRFAVSQGANPMTFLGLAGVGDLIVTCSSPKSRNYQVGFALGQGLSLDEAVSRLGEVAEGVNTLKVLKAKSQEVKVYMPLVAGLHAILFEGRTLAQVIEVLMRGEPKTDVDFISTTGFN; encoded by the coding sequence ATGAGCACACTGCAACCTGTAGCGGTTCTTGGTGGCGGCAGCTTCGGCACCGCCATCGCAAATCTGTTGGCGCAGAACGGTCATCAGGTCCGTCAGTGGATGCGTGATCCCGAGCAGGCCGAGGCGATCCGCCTGCACCGTGAGAACCCGCGCTACCTCAAAGGCATCAAGGTGTTGCCGGGTGTCGAGCCGGTCACCGACCTGACCGCAACCCTGGAAGGCAGCGAGCTGATCTTTGTCGCCTTGCCTTCCAGCGCCCTGCGTTCGGTACTGGCCGAACATGTCGAGCGCCTGACTGGCAAGATGCTGGTCAGCCTGACCAAGGGCATCGAAGCTCAGACATTCAAGCTGATGAGCCAGATTCTCGAAGAAATCGTGCCCAAAGCCCGCATTGGCGTGTTGTCTGGCCCTAACCTGGCCCGGGAAATCGCTGAGCACGCGCTGACCGCCACGGTGGTGGCCAGCGAAGACGAAGCCTTGTGTCAGGAGGTCCAGGCTGCCCTGCACGGGCCGACGTTCCGCGTCTATGCCAGCAACGACCGGTTTGGCGTAGAGTTGGGCGGGGCGCTGAAAAACGTTTATGCCATTGTTTCCGGCATGGCCGTGGCGCTGGGCATGGGTGAAAACACCAAGAGTATGCTGATCACCCGCGCGCTGGCCGAGATGACCCGCTTTGCGGTCAGCCAGGGTGCCAACCCGATGACCTTTCTGGGCCTGGCCGGGGTGGGCGACCTGATCGTCACCTGTTCCTCGCCCAAGAGCCGTAACTACCAGGTCGGTTTTGCCTTGGGTCAAGGCCTGAGCCTTGACGAGGCGGTCAGCCGCCTGGGCGAAGTGGCCGAAGGGGTCAATACCCTCAAGGTGCTCAAGGCCAAGTCTCAGGAAGTAAAGGTCTACATGCCGCTGGTGGCCGGCCTGCATGCCATCCTGTTCGAGGGGCGGACCCTGGCGCAGGTGATCGAAGTGTTGATGCGCGGCGAGCCAAAGACCGATGTCGACTTCATTTCCACAACCGGTTTCAATTGA
- a CDS encoding response regulator has product MKLHQWDINTRTQVISLGPALLLTVLLTAFFTFVRLQDLREELNHTGQLIANQLAPAAERGVLNDDEESLKALTRATLSMPSVQYVEIQDSSNNPLTHVQQAEDPTGNKRQLEIFQAPIHFTAPSAAIDAKPVFTAGNEGYLGRVLVGMSRDTFNQRQQEILFKAGLLAFAALLFTFLLARGLALSLSRPISEMGEVVKAIQKGDYHTPLPVTDDAELGALARHINNLAANLEQASLEQQHSMAQLIHTREQAEQANKAKSDFLAMMSHELRTPMNGVLGMLQLMETTTMTAEQAEYTTLAAESTEHLLKVINDILDFSRIERDALQIEGIAFNIAELIQSSTQAFNPTAQQQGLVLDLQLQAGIEQLEVLGDPTRIRQILVNLIGNALKFTEIGGVRVEAGWRALDGDQVRIICTVHDSGIGIRADRLESMFNAFQQADSSISRRYGGTGLGLSIARTLAERMGGSLHAHSEEGAGSVFTLELNLPRTTGSQAQHSPTVVNTAELNGERCVLLVEDNPVNRTVVEAMLHSLGFSVDVAVDGAEAVYKAQAAHHAVILMDCRLPIMDGYEATRRIRQIEGLEQVPIIALTANALHGDRDACLQAGMNDYLSKPFKQADLHQVLLRWQAFQPLATGDK; this is encoded by the coding sequence ATGAAATTGCATCAGTGGGATATCAACACCCGTACCCAGGTCATCAGCCTGGGGCCGGCCCTGTTGTTGACGGTGCTGCTGACTGCGTTCTTCACCTTCGTGCGCTTGCAGGACTTGCGCGAAGAGCTCAATCACACCGGCCAGTTGATCGCCAATCAGCTGGCGCCCGCCGCCGAGCGTGGCGTATTGAATGACGACGAAGAATCGCTCAAGGCACTGACCCGTGCCACTTTGTCGATGCCCAGCGTGCAGTACGTCGAGATTCAGGACAGCAGCAACAATCCGCTGACCCACGTCCAGCAAGCCGAAGACCCGACGGGCAATAAGCGTCAGCTGGAGATTTTTCAGGCCCCGATTCATTTCACCGCGCCCAGTGCCGCCATTGACGCCAAGCCGGTGTTTACCGCTGGCAACGAGGGGTATCTGGGCCGGGTGCTGGTAGGGATGTCCCGCGACACCTTCAACCAACGCCAGCAGGAGATTTTGTTCAAGGCCGGTTTGCTGGCGTTCGCCGCGCTGCTGTTCACGTTCTTGCTGGCCCGCGGCCTGGCGCTGAGCCTGTCGCGCCCGATCAGCGAAATGGGCGAAGTCGTCAAGGCCATCCAGAAGGGCGACTATCACACGCCACTGCCGGTCACCGACGACGCTGAACTCGGGGCCCTGGCCCGGCACATCAACAACCTGGCCGCCAACCTGGAACAAGCCAGCCTGGAGCAACAACACTCCATGGCGCAGCTGATTCATACTCGCGAGCAGGCCGAGCAAGCCAACAAGGCCAAGTCGGACTTCCTGGCGATGATGAGCCACGAGTTGCGCACCCCCATGAACGGTGTCCTGGGCATGCTGCAATTGATGGAGACCACGACGATGACCGCCGAGCAGGCCGAATATACGACACTGGCCGCCGAGTCCACCGAGCACCTGCTCAAGGTCATCAACGACATTCTCGACTTCTCGCGTATCGAGCGCGACGCCCTGCAAATCGAAGGTATCGCCTTCAACATCGCCGAGCTGATCCAATCCTCGACCCAAGCCTTCAACCCCACCGCCCAGCAACAGGGGCTGGTCCTTGATCTGCAACTGCAAGCGGGCATCGAACAGCTGGAGGTGCTCGGTGATCCGACCCGCATCCGCCAGATTCTGGTCAACCTGATTGGCAATGCGCTGAAATTCACCGAGATCGGCGGGGTGCGCGTAGAAGCTGGCTGGCGGGCTCTGGATGGTGACCAAGTGCGGATAATCTGTACGGTGCACGACAGCGGTATAGGTATTCGCGCCGACCGGCTTGAGTCGATGTTCAATGCCTTTCAGCAGGCCGACAGTTCCATCTCCCGTCGTTATGGCGGTACCGGCCTGGGGTTGTCGATCGCCCGGACCCTGGCCGAGCGCATGGGTGGCAGCCTGCATGCCCATAGCGAAGAAGGCGCAGGTTCCGTGTTTACCCTGGAATTGAACCTGCCGCGCACCACCGGCAGTCAGGCGCAGCACTCCCCCACCGTGGTCAACACCGCAGAACTGAACGGCGAACGCTGCGTATTGCTGGTTGAAGACAACCCGGTCAATCGCACGGTAGTCGAGGCGATGCTGCACAGCCTGGGCTTCAGTGTCGACGTCGCGGTGGATGGCGCCGAGGCGGTGTACAAAGCCCAGGCCGCTCATCACGCCGTGATTCTCATGGACTGCCGGCTGCCGATCATGGACGGTTACGAAGCCACCCGTCGGATTCGTCAGATCGAGGGTCTTGAACAGGTGCCAATCATCGCCCTGACCGCTAACGCATTGCACGGTGATCGCGATGCGTGCCTGCAGGCCGGGATGAATGACTACTTGTCGAAACCGTTCAAACAGGCTGATTTGCACCAGGTTTTACTGCGTTGGCAAGCCTTTCAACCACTTGCGACTGGCGATAAATGA